From one Caldithrix abyssi DSM 13497 genomic stretch:
- the nrfD gene encoding NrfD/PsrC family molybdoenzyme membrane anchor subunit encodes MEEYFKPQPIKRPFLSKGVIILLILAANGIVWSILRFGFGLGAVTNLNNQFPWGIWIGIDVAAGVALAAGGFTTSALVHIFYREDFHVLVRPAIMTAMLGYTFVAIGVMFDLGRYYNIWHVPIMGNSNSVLFEVGICVMTYLGTLYIEFFPIVTERFIGRVHLKGVLKFLNKPIDQFLRFMDSFLGKTMFFFIILGVVLSCLHQSSLGTLMLIAGNKVHPLWQTPVSPLLFLLSAFAVGFPMVIMESLTASRSLGLKPEMDVLRKLARFVGPLLGIYLAFKLGDMVIRGTYVYLNEINLQTVMWVIEMLFGVIIPVRMFFWDKVLQSRSLLYFASLLVIFGVFINRLNVFVIAYKPPYILEQYWPSFGEISITVGLISIEILLYRALVMIFPVISVPLKGVSAKAKYAIRGVIQ; translated from the coding sequence CGGTCTGGGCGCTGTAACCAATTTAAATAACCAGTTCCCATGGGGAATATGGATCGGAATTGACGTGGCTGCGGGCGTGGCCCTTGCAGCCGGCGGCTTTACCACTTCGGCCCTGGTGCACATCTTTTACCGGGAAGATTTCCATGTGCTGGTTCGCCCGGCGATTATGACGGCCATGTTGGGCTACACCTTTGTGGCCATCGGCGTCATGTTCGACCTCGGACGTTACTACAATATCTGGCATGTTCCCATTATGGGCAACAGCAACTCGGTTCTGTTCGAAGTAGGCATTTGCGTGATGACCTACCTGGGAACGCTGTACATCGAATTTTTTCCCATTGTAACCGAACGCTTCATCGGACGCGTTCATCTAAAGGGAGTTCTGAAATTTTTAAACAAACCTATCGATCAATTTCTGCGTTTTATGGATTCTTTTTTAGGAAAGACGATGTTCTTTTTCATCATTCTGGGCGTGGTGCTTTCCTGTTTGCATCAATCGTCGCTGGGTACCTTAATGTTAATTGCCGGCAATAAAGTTCATCCCTTGTGGCAGACTCCTGTTTCCCCCCTGCTCTTTTTACTGTCTGCTTTTGCCGTTGGTTTTCCCATGGTCATCATGGAATCGTTAACGGCTTCGCGTTCATTGGGTTTAAAGCCCGAAATGGATGTACTGCGCAAATTAGCCAGATTTGTCGGCCCGCTTTTAGGAATTTACCTGGCTTTTAAACTGGGCGATATGGTCATCCGCGGAACGTATGTTTATCTGAATGAAATAAATTTACAAACCGTCATGTGGGTGATTGAAATGTTGTTCGGCGTTATTATCCCGGTGCGTATGTTTTTCTGGGACAAGGTATTGCAATCGCGCAGCCTGCTTTACTTTGCTTCTTTACTTGTAATATTTGGCGTTTTTATTAATCGCTTGAATGTGTTTGTAATCGCCTACAAACCGCCATACATTTTAGAACAATACTGGCCATCGTTTGGAGAGATTTCGATCACCGTCGGGCTTATTTCCATCGAGATTTTATTATACAGGGCGTTGGTCATGATTTTCCCTGTCATCTCGGTTCCATTAAAAGGCGTAAGCGCCAAAGCAAAATATGCAATTCGGGGAGTAATTCAATGA